A region of Malaciobacter marinus DNA encodes the following proteins:
- a CDS encoding TetR/AcrR family transcriptional regulator, producing MNTTREKLLTVAFDEIYHNGYSATSVDKILKKANMNKGSMYHFFKSKKELALAVINEKVNAYIDDKYCVLLDYEENICDEMMQMIKKRDNFDFTSGCKLNNLMQELSPIDKDFKVALEIVYKKFENIFEKVLDKAIAKNEISHNDTKALSMYIVASIEGCIGTAKKSQDASCFTTCISQLELFLNTLKK from the coding sequence ATGAATACCACAAGAGAAAAACTTCTAACAGTAGCCTTTGATGAGATATATCATAATGGCTACTCTGCAACTTCTGTTGATAAGATTTTAAAAAAAGCAAATATGAACAAAGGAAGTATGTATCACTTTTTTAAGTCTAAAAAAGAGTTAGCTCTTGCTGTTATAAATGAAAAAGTAAATGCTTATATTGATGATAAGTATTGTGTATTATTAGATTATGAAGAAAATATCTGTGATGAGATGATGCAGATGATAAAAAAAAGAGATAACTTTGATTTTACATCTGGATGTAAACTAAATAATCTTATGCAAGAATTATCTCCTATTGACAAGGATTTTAAAGTAGCTTTAGAGATTGTTTATAAAAAATTTGAAAATATTTTTGAAAAAGTATTAGATAAAGCAATAGCAAAAAATGAAATCTCTCACAATGACACAAAAGCACTCTCTATGTATATAGTAGCTTCAATTGAAGGGTGTATAGGCACTGCAAAGAAGTCTCAAGATGCAAGTTGTTTTACAACTTGTATTTCTCAACTAGAACTTTTTTTAAACACACTTAAAAAATAA
- a CDS encoding dihydrofolate reductase — translation MKISMIVAYGKNWEIGLDNKMLWHISEDFKNFKKITSGHHLLMGRKTFESIGKPLPNRTSLVLSKTGFSHEGVHAFSEVQDAFDFARANGEEELFIIGGANIYETLFPYVDKMYLSEVDFEGKADAYLKEIDFSSWDLIEQKDYEAILEEDRIKSPAWSFKVYTKKD, via the coding sequence ATGAAAATTTCAATGATAGTTGCATATGGTAAAAATTGGGAGATTGGTTTAGACAATAAAATGCTTTGGCATATCTCAGAGGATTTTAAAAACTTTAAAAAGATTACTTCAGGACATCATCTTTTAATGGGAAGAAAAACTTTTGAAAGTATTGGAAAACCTCTTCCAAATAGAACTTCATTAGTATTAAGTAAAACTGGCTTTAGCCATGAGGGTGTACATGCTTTTAGTGAAGTTCAAGATGCTTTTGATTTTGCAAGAGCAAATGGTGAAGAAGAACTTTTTATAATAGGTGGAGCAAATATCTATGAAACACTATTTCCTTACGTTGATAAAATGTATTTAAGCGAGGTTGACTTTGAAGGTAAAGCAGATGCTTATCTTAAAGAGATTGATTTTTCTTCTTGGGATTTAATTGAGCAAAAAGATTATGAAGCTATTTTAGAAGAAGATAGAATTAAAAGCCCAGCTTGGAGTTTTAAAGTCTATACAAAAAAAGATTAA